A genomic stretch from Setaria viridis chromosome 1, Setaria_viridis_v4.0, whole genome shotgun sequence includes:
- the LOC117845643 gene encoding nicotianamine aminotransferase 1 — MEGNGGAGATRWNISRPSKVVDAGCISILAVLRRVYSSVDASGPRPVLTLGTGDPTACASFRPPPEAEDAIVDALRSRKHNGYSPTVGILPARCAIAEYLSQDLPYQLLPNDIYLTAGCWQAIDVMMSILAKPGSNILLPKPGFPLYESWTMFRNLETRHFNLIPDRGWEADLESVEALADENTVAMVIINPGNPCGSVYSHDHLAKIAETARKLGIIIIADEVYYHLAFGNKPFIPMGVFADIVPVITLGSLSKRWLVPGWRLGWIATCDPNGILKEAKVNISIESYINITNDPATFVQGAVPQIIASTKQDYFNKILDLLRNSADLCYGKIKEIRGITCPHKPEGSMFVMVQLDLSCLDGILDDLDFCCRLAKEESVIVLPGSALGMKDWLRITFASDVPTLENALERIKSFCQRHAKLEA; from the exons ATGGAGGggaacggcggcgccggcgcgacgaGATGGAATATCTCCCGGCCGTCCAAGGTGGTGGACGCCGGGTGCATTAGCATCCTCGCGGTGCTCCGCCGCGTCTACTCCTCGGTAGACGCCTCGGGCCCGCGGCCCGTGCTGACGCTCGGCACCGGTGACCCGACCGCCTGCGCCTCCTTCAGGCCTCCGCCCGAGGCTGAGGACGCCATAGTGGATGCGCTCCGATCCAGGAAGCACAATGGGTACTCTCCGACCGTGGGCATCCTCCCCGCGCGCTG TGCTATTGCGGAGTACCTATCTCAGGATCTTCCTTACCAGCTTTTACCAAATGATATTTACCTCACTGCTGGATGCTGGCAAGCTATTGACGTCATGATGTCCATCCTCGCCAAGCCTGGGTCCAACATCTTGCTTCCCAAACCTGGGTTTCCGTTGTATGAGTCATGGACCATGTTCAGAAATCTAGAGACCCGGCATTTCAACCTTATTCCTGACCGAGGCTGGGAGGCTGACTTAGAGTCCGTGGAGGCTCTTGCTGATGAGAACACGGTTGCAATGGTCATTATAAATCCCGGTAACCCTTGTGGGAGTGTGTACTCACATGATCATTTGGCCAAa ATTGCAGAGACTGCAAGGAAACTTGGAATAATAATCATTGCTGACGAGGTGTATTATCATTTGGCTTTTGGGAATAAGCCTTTTATACCAATGGGTGTCTTTGCGGATATAGTTCCTGTGATCACCTTGGGATCTTTATCTAAAAGATGGCTTGTGCCTGGTTGGCGTCTTGGTTGGATCGCAACGTGCGacccgaatggcatcttaaagGAAGCCAAG GTTAACATATCGATTGAAAGCTATATTAATATCACAAATGATCCTGCAACATTTGTTCAG GGTGCAGTCCCTCAAATAATAGCCAGCACCAAGCAAGATTACTTCAACAAAATACTTGATCTTTTGCGGAACTCGGCTGATTTATGCTATGGTAAAATAAAGGAGATTAGGGGCATTACATGCCCTCACAAGCCAGAGGGGTCGATGTTTGTCATG GTACAGTTGGACCTTTCTTGCTTGGATGGCATCCTGGACGATTTGGACTTTTGCTGCAGGTTGGCAAAAGAGGAGTCTGTAATAGTGTTACCAG GAAGTGCATTAGGAATGAAAGACTGGCTTCGTATCACTTTTGCTTCGGATGTACCAACTCTTGAGAATGCCCTTGAAAGGATCAAGTCCTTCTGCCAGAGGCATGCTAAACTGGAAGCATAA